The Abyssisolibacter fermentans genome window below encodes:
- a CDS encoding ABC transporter permease, with amino-acid sequence MLKQFTVLLKKDVQLVIRHKFILIMIASIIVYSLYINFVYISKGGDTTNTYVLLENQYQMVVSENEKLTIVKSEEALYDALKTDTDGVGIRVNESGNPYSILLYHVSDKSDKNKALYSLNKLMANYDSEVPITYLEKGNLELKQRSTMTSVIVFFEITAISFLGVASLFFKEKSMGVIKVYGILPGSKLLYIASKVLLFLFLEIIFVVTMCFINIGVEYSLSILPEIILQVILLSPIMVMLGFLFSVIYNNFKQFIFAYTVIVVLVTSPVFLFVTSSLDWKGIYILPTYYAFSALYNVFMKKPDSILSYALICMIVILGLTIINYRLMKREIERG; translated from the coding sequence ATGTTAAAACAGTTTACTGTACTGCTTAAAAAAGATGTCCAGCTAGTTATACGGCATAAGTTCATATTGATTATGATTGCATCCATTATTGTTTACTCTCTCTACATTAATTTTGTTTATATAAGTAAAGGAGGAGATACTACTAACACATATGTTTTACTTGAAAATCAGTATCAGATGGTTGTATCAGAAAATGAGAAATTGACTATTGTTAAAAGTGAAGAAGCTTTGTATGATGCGCTAAAGACAGATACAGATGGAGTTGGCATAAGGGTAAATGAGTCAGGCAATCCGTATAGTATACTTTTATATCATGTAAGTGACAAATCTGATAAAAATAAAGCTTTGTATAGTTTAAATAAATTAATGGCTAATTATGATAGTGAAGTTCCTATTACATACCTAGAGAAGGGAAATTTAGAACTGAAGCAGCGTTCTACCATGACAAGTGTAATAGTATTTTTTGAGATAACTGCTATTAGTTTTCTAGGTGTTGCTTCCTTATTCTTTAAAGAAAAATCCATGGGTGTAATTAAAGTTTATGGTATTTTACCCGGATCTAAATTATTATATATTGCTTCAAAGGTATTACTATTTCTTTTCCTTGAGATAATTTTTGTAGTAACAATGTGTTTTATTAATATTGGAGTAGAATATTCTCTAAGCATTTTACCTGAAATAATATTACAAGTTATATTACTGTCACCAATAATGGTAATGTTAGGCTTTCTATTTTCTGTGATATATAACAATTTTAAACAATTTATTTTTGCCTATACTGTAATTGTTGTATTGGTAACGTCACCGGTATTCTTATTTGTAACATCATCATTAGATTGGAAAGGGATTTATATTTTACCAACCTATTATGCTTTTTCAGCTTTGTATAATGTTTTTATGAAAAAGCCAGATTCAATCTTATCATATGCTCT
- a CDS encoding ABC transporter ATP-binding protein, which translates to MIKVKGLNFSYKKGIPILKDINFSVEKGEIFGFLGPNGSGKSTTQKILTGLLNHHKGEVKIAGKEIKNHGVEIYNDIGVLFELPYLYNSLSAVDNLKYFGSFYPKEQLRDIDEVLELVNLKKEYRRKAVKRYSKGMRQRASFARVLMSNPKILFLDEPISGLDPAGAILIKKIIKEEREKGTTIFITTHNMYVADELCDKVAFIIDGDIKAMDAPKILKNSEGQNLVDVEYELNGISKQITLNTKEILNGFPFKYDIIKGIHTKELSMEDVFIKVTGRGLK; encoded by the coding sequence ATGATAAAAGTCAAAGGTTTAAACTTTAGTTACAAAAAAGGTATACCTATACTAAAAGATATTAATTTTTCTGTTGAAAAGGGAGAAATTTTTGGTTTTTTAGGACCAAATGGCTCTGGTAAATCTACTACACAAAAAATTTTAACTGGGTTGTTAAATCATCATAAGGGAGAAGTAAAAATAGCAGGAAAAGAGATAAAGAATCATGGTGTAGAAATTTATAATGATATAGGAGTTCTGTTTGAATTACCTTATTTATATAATTCTTTAAGTGCAGTTGATAATTTAAAATACTTTGGAAGCTTTTATCCTAAAGAGCAGCTAAGAGATATTGATGAAGTGCTTGAATTGGTTAATTTAAAGAAAGAATACCGAAGAAAAGCCGTTAAAAGGTATTCAAAGGGAATGCGTCAAAGAGCTAGCTTTGCTCGTGTGTTGATGAGTAATCCTAAAATTTTATTTTTAGACGAACCTATCAGTGGATTAGATCCTGCGGGTGCAATACTTATTAAAAAGATAATTAAAGAAGAACGGGAAAAAGGCACAACTATATTTATTACAACACATAATATGTATGTTGCAGATGAATTATGTGATAAAGTTGCATTTATTATTGATGGAGACATTAAAGCAATGGATGCACCTAAAATATTAAAAAACAGCGAAGGTCAAAACCTCGTGGATGTAGAATATGAATTAAATGGTATTAGTAAGCAAATAACACTGAATACAAAAGAAATATTAAATGGCTTTCCATTTAAATATGATATTATTAAAGGAATACATACAAAAGAACTATCTATGGAGGATGTGTTTATTAAAGTTACAGGTAGGGGGCTGAAGTAA
- a CDS encoding PqqD family protein — MDKKIYDILSNRIPEPLRFKIRKEGQYYLVKPLRKSCIISLNELAAYILMKIDGRTTTATILRKVNNKYKGVDEEKINMDVFVSLRELEINHLINFTNI; from the coding sequence ATGGATAAAAAAATATATGATATTCTATCCAATAGAATTCCTGAACCATTACGGTTTAAGATTAGAAAAGAAGGACAATATTATCTTGTAAAGCCTTTAAGAAAAAGTTGTATCATATCGTTAAATGAGCTTGCTGCATATATTTTAATGAAGATTGATGGTCGAACTACAACTGCTACTATATTACGCAAAGTAAATAATAAGTATAAAGGAGTAGATGAAGAAAAAATAAACATGGATGTTTTTGTTAGTCTAAGAGAATTAGAAATAAATCACTTAATAAATTTTACAAATATATAA
- a CDS encoding radical SAM protein codes for MDYIEFLTKRIPFIYTTKGIIETEKLIQINEKYNLGSFHEYNAPINVTLELLARCNQKCIHCYNNSGRQSNINELTIEEWKNVCRQIGEMNVFSCVLSGGEPTLLGDALFDILDVLDKYDIALGMNTNGYLINEQLVKKFKNYNFEWVQVSIDGASEEVHNKIRGVDCWEHALRAADIIKRSGIPLVISHVINHINYLELEEIIDLSYILGAKKIVLSVFELAGRAKDRIVDLQLSDEQCREIYSILKHKYIEYRGKMEVQVLPESILAQKLQLGKVNDILVIRPDGNIKFNCFTPYVIGNIRENAIKYYWNKNGKNIWYNGEIKRYVEERIDEFITGNSNQSIVEDKRICVF; via the coding sequence ATGGATTATATAGAATTTTTAACAAAAAGAATTCCTTTTATTTATACAACAAAAGGGATTATAGAAACTGAAAAATTAATTCAAATTAATGAAAAATATAATTTAGGTAGTTTCCATGAATATAATGCTCCAATCAATGTAACTTTAGAGTTATTAGCTCGTTGTAATCAAAAATGTATCCACTGCTATAATAATTCAGGCAGACAATCAAATATAAATGAGCTTACTATTGAAGAATGGAAAAATGTTTGCAGGCAGATAGGGGAAATGAATGTATTTAGTTGCGTGTTATCAGGAGGAGAGCCAACTCTCTTAGGAGATGCTTTATTTGATATTTTAGATGTACTTGATAAATATGATATAGCGTTAGGTATGAATACTAATGGTTATTTGATTAACGAACAGTTAGTAAAAAAATTCAAAAATTATAATTTTGAATGGGTGCAAGTAAGCATTGATGGTGCAAGTGAAGAAGTTCATAATAAGATACGAGGGGTAGATTGTTGGGAACACGCGTTAAGAGCAGCAGATATTATTAAACGTTCAGGTATACCTTTAGTAATTTCACATGTAATAAATCATATTAACTATTTAGAATTAGAAGAAATAATAGATTTAAGCTACATTTTAGGTGCAAAAAAGATAGTATTATCAGTGTTTGAACTAGCTGGACGAGCTAAAGATAGAATTGTTGACCTACAATTATCAGATGAACAATGTCGTGAAATATATTCTATACTAAAACATAAATACATCGAATATAGGGGTAAAATGGAAGTTCAAGTACTTCCAGAAAGTATACTAGCTCAAAAGCTACAACTAGGTAAGGTTAATGATATATTAGTTATAAGACCGGATGGCAATATCAAATTTAATTGTTTTACTCCATATGTAATAGGAAACATTAGAGAGAATGCAATAAAATATTATTGGAATAAAAATGGAAAGAACATATGGTACAATGGTGAAATAAAACGATATGTTGAAGAACGGATAGATGAATTTATTACAGGAAATTCGAACCAATCAATAGTTGAAGATAAAAGAATTTGTGTATTTTAA
- a CDS encoding alpha/beta fold hydrolase: MVENMFIKHEKYREGAPYVILLHGLLGSYKCWDALSKHLEDKYTIINCRLFGHEGNYEIIDKNSMLIKEYAKILKTYLEDHNIDEVNVIGHSLGGLIGLQLAKTTDFVSKMILVNVATKQKAVKESYKLKLTRVIEKQPEAFIKSHLKKMFINRTLYKEYFNKLIINEEAYKNYVLDIINDDYSDFVTYINKKNVYVVLSGKIFAKRRRKINKILEKYGYNVLDSSHIKMFNNEGSFVMQENAEYFNDYIKKILEGS; encoded by the coding sequence ATGGTAGAAAATATGTTTATTAAACATGAAAAATATAGGGAAGGAGCTCCCTATGTTATTTTATTACATGGATTATTAGGATCATATAAATGCTGGGATGCATTAAGTAAACACCTAGAAGATAAATATACTATAATAAATTGCAGATTATTTGGGCATGAAGGTAACTATGAAATAATAGATAAAAATAGTATGCTTATAAAAGAGTATGCGAAAATTCTTAAAACATACTTAGAAGATCATAATATAGATGAAGTAAATGTAATTGGTCATAGCCTAGGAGGTTTAATAGGATTGCAGCTTGCTAAAACAACTGATTTTGTTAGCAAAATGATACTTGTAAATGTAGCAACTAAACAGAAAGCAGTTAAAGAAAGTTATAAATTAAAATTGACTAGAGTTATTGAAAAACAACCAGAAGCTTTTATTAAAAGTCATTTAAAAAAAATGTTTATAAATAGAACTTTGTATAAAGAATACTTTAACAAATTAATAATAAATGAAGAAGCATATAAAAATTATGTTTTAGATATCATCAATGATGATTATAGTGATTTTGTTACTTATATAAATAAGAAAAATGTTTATGTGGTCTTATCAGGTAAAATTTTTGCAAAGCGAAGAAGAAAGATTAATAAAATATTAGAAAAATATGGATACAATGTATTAGATTCTTCTCATATAAAAATGTTTAATAATGAAGGTTCTTTTGTAATGCAAGAGAATGCAGAATATTTTAATGATTATATAAAAAAAATTTTAGAAGGCAGTTAA